One Carassius auratus strain Wakin chromosome 44, ASM336829v1, whole genome shotgun sequence genomic window carries:
- the LOC113062184 gene encoding interleukin-11-like: MKLSPDSTFPLIVLMTCAELFTFVTAHSTNIPQGKQGLQMLYQDMSVLLKLVSQERDRNEMTDFEQSLTSLPLLNYRTEDLKSLEVSSTLGQLYSGIKSFKFHLDWIHQNQEEMGLDYLQTNKLDDRIQIITQLALKQIGTAPSELVYPSLSPLNTAWNLYQANVEILDKLYFFCNWYIRALRVLKHRQQ; the protein is encoded by the exons ATGAAAT TGTCACCTGACTCCACCTTTCCCCTCATCGTCTTGATGACTTGTGCTGAGCTCTTCACCTTCGTCACAGCCCATTCCACTAATATACCACAAGGAAAACAGGGTCTGCAGATGCTGTATCAAGACATGAGCGTGCTGCTGAAATTAGTATCTCAAGAAAGGGATAGG AATGAGATGACAGACTTTGAACAATCACTCACATCTCTACCCTTGCTGAACTACAGAACAGAAGACCTGAAATCACTCGAG GTGAGCAGTACATTAGGACAGCTGTACTCTGGTATCAAATCCTTCAAGTTCCATCTTGACTGGATCCATCAAAACCAAGAAGAAATGGGGCTTGATTATCTTCAGACAAACAAACTTGATGATCGCATCCAAATCATCACCCAATTGGCACTCAAACAG ATTGGGACGGCACCATCTGAACTGGTTTACCCTTCCCTGTCGCCTTTGAACACAGCCTGGAACTTGTACCAGGCCAATGTGGAGATCCTTGACAAACTGTATTTCTTTTGCAACTGGTACATTAGAGCACTGAGAGtcctgaaacacagacaacaGTGA